CCCCGCTGCTCGCCGTGCACGACGCCGGCTATCTCGCCTTTCTCGAACGCGCGCATCGCGACTGGATCGCCGCAGGCCGGCACGGCGATGCGATCGGCTACACCTTTCCGATCAGGCGGCGTCGGCCGCTGAGTTTCGGGCGCATCGACGCCGATCTCGGCGCCTACAGCTATGACGCCGGCACGCCGATCGCGGCGGGAACGTGGCAGTCGACCTATTGGTCGGCGCAGGGCGCGCTGACCGCGCTCGACCATCTCGCGACGAGCGGCGAAAAACACGCCTTCGCGCTCTGCCGCCCGCCCGGCCATCACGCCGGACGCGACTATATGGGCGGCTATTGCTACCTCAACAACGCCGCGATCGCGGCGCGCGCAGCGCAGGACCGCGGCCTCGGCCCGGTCGCGATCCTCGACATCGACTATCACCACGGCAACGGGACGCAGGACATCTTCTACGAAGATGCCGATATCTTCTTCGCGTCGATCCACGCCGACCCGCGCACCGACTATCCCTTCTATTGGGGGCATGCCGACGAACGCGGCGAAGGCGCGGGCGAAGGCGCGACGCTCAACCTTCCCCTGCCCCGCGGCACCGACGGACGGAGCTATGCGCCCGCGCTCGATACCGCGCTGGCCGCGATCTCGGACTGGGATGCAAAGTTTCTTGTGCTGTCATTCGGCGCCGATACGCACAGCAGCGATCCCATCTCGAGCTTCGCGCTCGAACGCGCGGATTATGTCGAGCTGGCGGCGCGTATCGCAGCGCTCGGTGTTCCGACGCTGATCGTGATGGAGGGCGGTTATGCCGTCGGCGACCTCGGCAGGAATGTCGCCGCTTTCCTTGCGGGCTTCGAGGGGTAGCGTCGGCTTTGAGGTGTTAGCGGACCTCCGTTTCCTCTCCTTCGTCATCCCGGACTTGATCCGGGATCCACCGCGGCGCTGACGTCATCCACCCCGGATCAAGTCTAACGAGCCAAGTGTCTCGTTAGTGGGTGACGAGGAAAGAAAAATCCTCCCTGTGCCGCAGGCATGGGGAGGTGGCAGCGCGAAGCGCTGACGGAGGGGCTTATGGCTCGACGTTGCCGCCCCTCCACCACCGCTTTGCGGCGGTCCCCCTCCCCACGGCTTCGCCGCAGGGAGGATTATACCTCCGCAGCCGGTCGCAAGCCGCCGCCTATTCCCCGAATAACCGGTCGATCGCTTCGTCCAGATAGGGGCGATCGATGAACAGCCGCATCGGATCGCGCCGGTTGAGCCAGAATCCCGCTCCATGTCTGTCGGTCAACGCCCGCCGCGTCGTCTCCTGCAGCAACCTCAGACGCATAACGGCGGTACGACGCGCAGCGCGGATGTCGGCCGGCGCCTGCAACGCAAAATGCGCCCTGATCCCTTCGACCCGCGCGGTAACGACGTCGCTGTAACCGCGATGCGGCCCCCGATGCAGGGCATGACCCGATCGCAGCGCCGCCGGCTCGCACGCCGGCAGCACCAGCCCGTTGCCCGCGAAATTCTGAAGCGCGAACCCCTCGTCGCGGAGATGATCGAACATCACCACCATTTGCGGTCGTCGCAGCAGGGCAATCGGGATCAGGTGATGACGTTGAAATCCGGATAGCGGCGGCGGCGCCCCATGCCAGCCGCGCCCGATCAACCGTCGTGACCGAATTCGACGATCACGGTCGATCTTTGGCTCGCCCCGTCCATCGGCGGCAACAGGTCGATCCACTCGCCCGCATCCAGCCCTCGCATCGTCCGCGCGGTCCGAACTGGGCCGTTGAGCATCATATCGAGCGCGAGCCGCGACAGCCGCCGTACCATTTCGGCGACCGTCCAGCCCCCCGGTATGCGCGCCTCCAGTTCCTGTCCGGCGAAAAGCGCCAGCCCGCGCGTTCTGATGCTTGCGCCGCTCCCCAAATCCTGGCGCCGGAACGCGACCAGGTGCAGCACGGGCGGCATCCCGCTAACCAGCATTTCGGCGATCGAGGCACGGAACTGCGGCGCATCGGACCAGAGTCGCGCGGGCGACCAGAAGAGATGGCCGGCATCGAACAGGTCGATCAACAGCACCATCATCTTGAAGAATTCGCGCATTCGCGTCGTCTGCGACGGCGATGCGCCACGATCGTTTTCAGGAACAAAAATCCAGCAGTCCCCGCTCTCGCGCCATCCGCGCGGCAGGCTGGCGGCGAGCAGGCTCGTCGACGGATGATCGGGATCGGCCAGATCGAGCGCCGCGCTGGCGGCAGGGCCGGCGAGGATCGATATCGTCCCGAATGCCAAGCGAAAACAGGGTGCGGCGATCCGCGCATCGAGATCGGCGCCGACATCGCGAACCCGCTCGGGCTGCAACCCCATATGCCGAAGCGATGTTTCGATCGCGTCGTCCGATGCGCCGCGCATCGCGGGGCCGAGAATCAGTGCGAAGGGTTCCGGCGGAACCGGCAGGATCAACGCATCGCGGTCATCGACATCCATCTGTGGCGCGCCCTTCATGGGTTCGCCGATTGCATCGCAAGACCGATCCGAATGTTCAAATGCTTATCGACGCATGTCGGAAAGTTAATCGGACGGTCCATGCTCCGCCGGCGTCAGATCGCGACCTGGCTGCCCAGCTCGACGACCCGGTTCGTGGGCAGACGGAAATATTCCATCGCGCTTTCCGAGTTGCGGAGCATCCAGGCGAACAGCTTTTCGCGCCAGAT
This DNA window, taken from Sphingopyxis sp. PAMC25046, encodes the following:
- a CDS encoding histone deacetylase family protein; the protein is MKLFFDDRQMAHAPARELHNGDWVPYAENIERPRSIVEAFADWRAVRDFGMAPLLAVHDAGYLAFLERAHRDWIAAGRHGDAIGYTFPIRRRRPLSFGRIDADLGAYSYDAGTPIAAGTWQSTYWSAQGALTALDHLATSGEKHAFALCRPPGHHAGRDYMGGYCYLNNAAIAARAAQDRGLGPVAILDIDYHHGNGTQDIFYEDADIFFASIHADPRTDYPFYWGHADERGEGAGEGATLNLPLPRGTDGRSYAPALDTALAAISDWDAKFLVLSFGADTHSSDPISSFALERADYVELAARIAALGVPTLIVMEGGYAVGDLGRNVAAFLAGFEG
- a CDS encoding AHH domain-containing protein yields the protein MIGRGWHGAPPPLSGFQRHHLIPIALLRRPQMVVMFDHLRDEGFALQNFAGNGLVLPACEPAALRSGHALHRGPHRGYSDVVTARVEGIRAHFALQAPADIRAARRTAVMRLRLLQETTRRALTDRHGAGFWLNRRDPMRLFIDRPYLDEAIDRLFGE